One part of the Anopheles coustani chromosome 2, idAnoCousDA_361_x.2, whole genome shotgun sequence genome encodes these proteins:
- the LOC131263958 gene encoding uncharacterized protein LOC131263958, producing MAELQQLNEFIVKNNTKRTIKCTADGISLERFVNICDLPGAPEVVQQSLQSPVSELRSVASIDNKTIESVIKSIVSVLVTNAGLFVTLEQYSWLARITVATDLLNIPQRYDSSLVSRLSSTLEALELGSYNFSPLVINTIAKHLIEDVPLQDVNLLYVIKKLAITNSKILYYVAVSLVFVGIEAITGSTKSQYRLHTVDEFLKYLEVLNMEHLHSERHNLQIIYQLLKLLSLYENMVLVRHFGKQQADLESEHNCYANFFRVSEQQRMTFQLWLEKSSSLVRLSGNDRDVDYLILADLIEVDMLPLLDDVNPCDDLI from the exons aTGGCGGAATTACAACAATTGAATGAATTTATCGTGAAAAACAATACTAAACGGACGATAAAGTGCACTGCAGACGGTATAAGCTTGGAAAgatttgtaaatatttgtgATCTGCCCGGTGCACCGGAAGTAGTTCAACAATCCCTGCAGTCGCCGGTGTCCGAGCTTCGTAGCGTTGCCTCGATTGATAACAAGACCATCGAATCCGTAATCAAATCTATTGTTTCAGTATTGGTAACAAATGCAGGACTTTTTGTCACGCTGGAACAGTATAGCTGGTTGGCAAGGATAACTGTTGCAACGGACCTCCTGAATATACCCCAGCGATATGATTCCAGCTTGGTCAGTCGTTTGAGTTCGACTTTGGAAGCCCTTGAATTGGGATCATATAACTTTTCCCCATTAGTA ATAAACACCatagcaaaacatttgatcgAAGACGTGCCGCTGCAAGATGTTAATCTACTGTACGTCATAAAGAAGCTAGCAATTACCAACTCAAAGATACTGTACTACGTAGCCGTTTCACTCGTGTTCGTTGGAATTGAAGCGATAACGGGGTCTACTAAATCACAGTACCGCCTACACACTGTCGATGAGTTTCTGAAGTACCTGGAAGTGCTTAACATGGAGCATCTGCACAGCGAACGGCACAACTTGCAGATCATCTATCAGTTGCTAAAGCTGTTGAGCTTGTACGAAAACATGGTGCTTGTGCGACACTTCGGGAAGCAGCAGGCGGACCTGGAAAGTGAACATAACTGTTACGCCAACTTTTTCCGGGTTAGCGAGCAACAACGGATGACTTTTCAGCTTTGGCTAGAAAAGTCGAGCTCATTGGTCCGGCTTTCCGGGAACGATCGAGATGTAGATTATCTGATA CTGGCTGATTTGATCGAAGTTGACATGCTACCATTATTAGACGACGTTAATCCATGCGATGACTTGATATGA